The following proteins are encoded in a genomic region of Necator americanus strain Aroian chromosome II, whole genome shotgun sequence:
- a CDS encoding hypothetical protein (NECATOR_CHRII.G4327.T1), with translation MAIIDMIARVSFLFLLHFNVLDARAPFIRDRPRGLGLLQLPTGMTDERSGPFFPNLYIAGDKAGEKPMTVPDVHLPGQKADFSGRSAFNPFTHAVAAVFNEDLVDSWGAGFAVNGVNNHDLQVRRNFDQFADIALERNDGMHQPFLTAFSVGSEYDYSKIKEISGHLDLPIPGVNELFDFDGRLMVKGNGNGILNSAMEFPLTLSDPNERAPYTFKYLNFMADRHMQYGHVVPNVNLFLVGKDKIMDRLVQNRLNPTMIG, from the exons ATGGCGATCATTGATATGATCGCACGGGTCAGCTTTCTATTCTTGTTGCATTTCAATGTTTTGGATGCACGAG CCCCATTTATCCGTGATCGTCCAAGAGGACTTGGTCTGCTGCAACTGCCGACTGGTATGACCGATGAACGTTCTGGACCATTTTTCCCGAATCTTTATATTGCTGGAGATAAG gcGGGTGAAAAGCCGATGACCGTTCCGGATGTGCATTTACCAGGACAAAAAGCTGATTTCAGTGGACG CTCAGCATTCAATCCGTTCACTCATGCCGTAGCCGCAGTGTTCAACGAAGATTTGGTTGATTCATGGGGTGCAGGATTCGCCGTTAAT GGTGTGAACAATCACGATCTTCAAGTGCGAAGAAATTTTGACCAATTCGCCGATATCGCTCTCGAGAGGAACGACGGCATGCATCAACCGTTCCTTACTGCTTTTTCGGTAGGATCCGAGTACGATTACTCgaaaatcaaggaaatttCAG GTCATTTGGATCTACCTATTCCTGGTGTTAACGAACTGTTTGACTTCGATGGTCGACTTATGGTCAAAG gtaacggtaacggtattCTGAACAGTGCAATGGAATTCCCGTTGACTTTATCGGATCCGAACGAACGTGCACCGTACACGttcaaatatttgaacttCATGGCTGATCGACATATGCAATATGGACATGTGGTGCCTAATGTAAATCTGTTCCTGGTTGGAAAAGACAAAATCATGGACCGACTGGTACAGAACCGACTCAATCCGACTATGATTGGTTAA
- a CDS encoding hypothetical protein (NECATOR_CHRII.G4326.T1): protein MRLLSAIPYRLVSTLQCGSAQQTGLRMLSSAAQPARKPAGPIDERESKEIYTTVSIDPNEPKFEKILIANRGEIACRVIKTARAMGIKTVAVHSDVDSGSLHVKMADEAVCVGPAPTSESYLRADKILEAVKMTGAQAVHPGYGFLSENTKFAAELEKVGSVFIGPNSKAILAMGDKIHSKKIATEAKVSMIPGYDGEIDDEDMCVKVANDIGYPVMIKASAGGGGKGMRIAWNDKEAREGYRLSKQEAKSSFGDDRMLVEKFIDNPRHIEMQILCDKHGNALWLNERECSIQRRNQKVIEEAPSSFVPPEMRRAMGEQATSLALAVGYDSAGTVEFLVDSKRNFYFLEMNTRLQVEHPITECITGIDIVQQMLRVAYGHKLPLSQDQVPLNGWAFESRVYAEDPYKGFGLPSIGRLHRYVEPRHITGVRCDSGIREGSEISIYYDPLICKLVTHGKDRMQALDRMIEALDNYVIRGVTHNIPLLRDICQESRFRAGNITTKYLPETYPEGFQGATLNEKEEETLIGVAAALNARKLARASHFMNHDRHTTTRVPPYSRNFKFTVQLPGVEGEEKKSHKVNVYFKDGNDKHARVLVDGKKIKVDGDLNLARPVIQVNTGEKIATQIVSKRAGEITILYKGSPFKVKVLPEQVVELLQYMKEKPKVDLSSVVLAPMPGAIKSVTAKVGDMVSEGQELVVMEAMKMQNSLHAGKTGKVKAVHVKVGDTVDEAQVLVELE from the exons ATGCGGTTGTTGTCAGCTATTCCTTACCGTCTTGTCAGCACTCTTCAATGCGGGTCAGCGCAACAGACCGGGCTTCGCATGCTGAGCAGCGCTGCTCAACCGGCAAGAAAACCAGCTGG ACCAATTGATGAGCGTGAGAGTAAAGAAATCTACACTACTGTCTCCATCGATCCTAATGAACCGAAATTCGAGAAGATTCTCATCGCAAACAGAG GAGAAATCGCATGCCGTGTGATCAAGACAGCTCGTGCCATGGGCATCAAAACCGTCGCTGTCCATTCTGATGTTGATTCCGGCTCTCTTCACGTAAAAATGGCGGATGAAGCAGTTTGTGTCGGCCCAGCTCCCACCAGTGAATCGTATCTGAGAGCTGACAAGATTTTGGAGGCTGTCAAGATGACTGGTGCTCAGGCT GTCCACCCTGGTTACGGTTTCCTTTCCGAAAACACCAAATTCGCGGCTGAACTTGAGAAGGTTGGGTCTGTGTTCATTGGACCGAACTCTAAAGCTATTCTGGCCATGGGTGACAAAATCCATTCGAAAAAGATCGCTACAGAGGCAAAG GTCAGCATGATTCCTGGTTACGACGGAGAGATCGACGATGAAGACATGTGCGTCAAG GTCGCTAACGATATTGGATATCCAGTTATGATCAAAGCTTCAGCAGGTGGTGGTGGAAAGGGTATGCGTATTGCATGGAACGATAAGGAAGCCCGTGAAGGTTACAG GCTCTCCAAGCAAGAGGCCAAATCCTCCTTCGGCGATGACCGTATGCTTGTTGAAAAGTTCATCGATAATCCTAGGCATATTGAGATGCAG ATTCTCTGTGACAAACATGGTAATGCTTTGTGGCTGAATGAACGTGAATGTTCTATTCAACGTCGTAATCAGAAGGTGATTGAAGAGGCTCCAAGCAGTTTTGTACCTCCAGAGATGCGTCGTGCTATGGGAGAACAGG CCACTTCCCTTGCTCTCGCTGTAGGCTACGATTCTGCTGGTACCGTTGAGTTCCTTGTGGACTCAAAGAGAAACTTTTATTTCCTGGAAATGAATACCCGTCTACAA GTAGAGCATCCGATCACAGAATGCATTACTGGAATTGACATCGTGCAACAAATGTTACGAGTAGCGTACGGACATAAACTACCTCTTTCTCAGGATCAAGTCCCACTGAACGGTTGGGCATTCGAAAGCAGAGTCTACGCCGAG GATCCTTACAAAGGTTTCGGCCTGCCTTCTATCGGTCGTTTGCACAGATACGTTGAACCACGCCATATTACGGGCGTTCGATGTGATTCTGGTATCCGGGAGGGTTCCGAGATCTCCATTTATTACGATCCCTTGATTTGCAAG CTCGTCACGCATGGCAAGGATCGAATGCAAGCTCTTGACCGTATGATTGAAGCGCTAGACAACTACGTTATCAGGGGG GTGACGCACAACATTCCATTGCTTCGGGATATTTGCCAAGAATCTCGCTTCCGTGCTGGAAATATCACGACGAA ATACCTTCCGGAAACGTATCCTGAAGGCTTCCAAGGTGCAACGCTGAATGAAAAGGAGGAAGAGACGTTGATAGGAGTTGCTGCAGCATTAAACGCTCGAAAACTTGCTCGCGCTAGCCATTTCATGAATCATGACCGACATACAACCACAAGAGTCCCTCCTTACAGCAGAAACTTCAA ATTCACCGTGCAATTACCGGGTGTTGAAGGGGAAGAGAAGAAGTCACATAAAGTTAATGTGTACTTCAAGGACGGAAATGATAAACACGCCAGA GTTCTCGTTGATGGGAAGAAAATCAAGGTTGATGGAGACTTGAATCTCGCTCGGCCTGTGATCCAAGTGAACACTGGAGAAAAAATCGCCACACAAATCGTCTCAAAAAGAGCTGGAGAAATTACTATTTTGTACAAAGGATCACCGTTCAAAGTTAAAGTGCTACCCGAACAAGTTGTCGAACTGCTCCagtatatgaaagaaaaaccaaag GTCGATTTGTCCTCTGTAGTCCTTGCCCCTATGCCTGGTGCTATCAAGTCGGTGACGGCAAAGGTTGGGGATATGGTCAGCGAAGGACAAGAATTGGTTGTTATGGAGGCTATGAAAATGCAGAACAGTTTACATGCAGGAAAGACTGGCAAA GTGAAGGCCGTCCATGTAAAGGTTGGAGATACCGTTGATGAAGCACAAGTACTTGTCGAACTTGAGTAA